A window of Lepidochelys kempii isolate rLepKem1 chromosome 1, rLepKem1.hap2, whole genome shotgun sequence contains these coding sequences:
- the LOC140897462 gene encoding olfactory receptor 51G2-like — protein sequence MSAVNDTKFNSVMFLLTGIRGLEDIHLWISIPFCFMYILSIIGNSVILFIIKTDPSLHEPMYIFLSMLAVTDLALSITTIPTILGIYLFNSRRISLEACFAQMFFIHSLSKIESFVLLLMAFDRFIAICNPLRYTSILTPPRISKMGLLAVVRSVALILPLPILLKQFRYCRDNVLSHSYCLHQDIMKAACSDFSVNSIYGLFVKVITVGLDSFLIFLSYVMILKTVLSIASHSECLRALNTCVSHLCAVVLFYISDIGLSLIHRFGNSSTHLLQIILGYIYLLVPPLMNPIVYSVKSKHLRERIIRAFVK from the coding sequence atgtcagctgtcaatgacaCTAAATTCAACTCTGTAATGTTCCTTCTCACCGGGATACGTGGGCTGGAAGACATCCACCTCTGGATCTCAATCCCCTTCTGCTTCATGTATATTCTTTCAATCAtaggaaattcagtcattctgttcattataaaaacagatccaagcctccatgagcccatgtacattttcctttccatgttggccGTCACAGACCTTGCCTTATCCATAACCACCATACCGACGATACTGGGCATATACTTGTTTAACTCTAGGAGAATCAGCCTCGAGGCCTGTTTTGCCCAGATGTTCTTCATCCACTCGCTTTCAAAAATTGAGTCCTTTGTCCTCTTGTTGATGGCCTTTGACCGCTTCATAGCAATTTGTAACCCACTGAGATATACCTCCATCTTAACTCCACCGAGAATATCCAAGATGGGCCTGTTGGCTGTGGTGAGATCGGTGGCCCTAATACTCCCACTCCCCATTCTCCTGAAACAGTTCCGATACTGTCGAGACAACgtcctctcccattcctactgCCTACACCAGGACATCATGAAGGCGGCTTGTTCAGACTTCTCAGTGAACAGCATCTATGGCTTGTTTGTGAAAGTCATCACGGTTGGGTTGGACTCGTTCCTCATCTTCCTCTCTTATGTGATGATCCTCAAAACAGTGCTGAGTATCGCATCCCACAGCGAGTGCCTCAGGGCCCTGAACACCTGTGTCTCCCATCTCTGTGCTGTCGTGCTCTTCTACATATCCGACATTGGCCTGTCTTTGATACACAGATTTGGAAATAGCTCTACTCACTTGCTTCAGATTATCCTGGGCTACATCTACCTGCTGGTCCCGCCCCTGATGAACCCAATCGTGTACAGTGTGAAAAGCAAACACCTGCGTGAGAGGATAATCAGGGCATTTGTCAAGTGA